The genomic window GGTGAGCCACCCGATCCTGCATACCCCCCTGATCCTGACGGCCCCCCTGCCGCAGGGCTGGGCCACGCTCGGGGTCCGGATCGGTGGGCCGGCCGCAGGATCCCCCGGATAGCGGGGGCCGCAGCCGCGCCGGACGGGCCGGCTCAGCCGACCCCGATCTCGACGATCTTCAGCTTCAGCGTGCCGACGGGGATCGGCACCTCGACCTCGTCGCCGACCTTCTTGCCGACGAGGCCCTGGCCGATGGGGCTGGTGAGGAGGATCTTGTTCTGGTCGTAATCCTCGTCCCCCGGCCCGACCAGTATGAAATCCTCCTCCTCATTGAGATCCAGATCCAGGACCCGGACCTTGGACCCGAACACGACCCGATCGGTGGGCAGGGTCGTCTTGTCGACGATGAAGGCACGCCCGAGCTTCTCCTGCAGGTCGTTGATCTTCGCCTGCAGCATCCCCTGGGCCTCGACGGCGGCGTCGAACTCGGCGTTCTCGGAGAGGTCCCCATAGCCCCTCGCCTGCGCGATCTGCTCGGCGATGCGGGGCATGTCGTCATTCTTCATCCGGTCGAGCAACGCCTTCTGCTTCTCGTAGCCTTCCTTCGACATCGGTATACGGTCGCTGGACATCCCGATCTGCTCCCACCACGGCTCTGAGTTGATGCACGAACCTGTCCGGTCGACGCCGAATCCGTCCGGCACGCGCCGGGTCGATTCGGCCGCGCGGGACCGCAGCGCGACCCCGCGACCGTCGGGGCCTCACCGCGCGCGGGAGGCCCGGGTACAGGAACCGGCGCACTCGGGAAATGAAGTCATCAAGGTATCTCCGGATATCGAATCCCATGACCCGGGATGCGACCGCGAGATCGAAGAAAAAAACGCGACTCCGGGTGTCCCGGCGTCGCGCTCATCCCATATCTCGCCGGTTCAAGCCTAGTCTCCCCGGTTGGCCCACGCAAGGCCAATCACGGGCCGGTCAAGCGTCCGAAAAAGTCCCGCCGCCGGGGCCCCGCCGGGGGGGCGTGGCGATGGGTCGGGTCCAGACGTGCCAGGCATGTTCACGGGCGAGAGGTCTTATTCGTGGCGGAGCGCCTCGATCGGGTCCATCATCGCGGCGCGTCGGGCCGGATAGAGGCCGAAGAGGATGCCGATTCCCACCGAGATGCTGAAGGCGAGGATCACCGAAAAGGGGGTCACGAACGCCTTCTGGTCGGGGATGAAGTACACAATCATGTAGGGGATGACGATGCCCAGGGTGACCCCCAGCACGCCGCCGACCCCCGAGAGCACGACGGTCTCGATGAGGAACTGCTGGGTGATGTCCTTCCGCTTGGCGCCCAGGGCGCGGCGGATGCCGATCTCCCGCGTCCGCTCGGTGACGGTCGCCAGCATGATGTTCATGATGCCGATGCCGCCGACGAGCAGCGAGATCGCCGCGATGGTCCCGAGGATGATGTTGAACTGGCGGGCCGTCTGCTGGGCCGCGACGAGCAGGTCGTACGGGACCGTCATCTCGACGTCCTTGCGGGGGTGCCAGGGCTCGTAGGCCGCCTTGATGATCGGCACGGTCGGCCGGACCTCGTCGGTCGAGCCCACCTTGAGGGTGATCTGCGAGAGCTGGGTCTCCTCGGCCTCCATCGAGCCGGAGCGGTTGTTCACGATCTTCTCGCCGAACCGCACCTTGCAGGTGTTCAGCGGGATGTACACGTCCTTGTTGAAGTCCTGGGCGGCGAGGCTGCCGGAGGTGCCGGCGGTGCTCTGCCGCTCCTTCGTGACCCCGACCACGGTGTAGTAGTCGGAGCCCAGCTTCACGGAGAGCCCGATCGGGTCCTCGTAGGGGAAGAGGGTCTTCGCCGTGGTGGCGGCGAGCACGGCGTAGTTCTGGAACCGCTCGTTGTCCGCGGCCGTGAGGAACCGGCCGCGGTCGATCTCGAGCATGCTGAAGTCCGCGTAGTCCTCCGTGGTGCCGACGACCCGGCCGTCCAGGAAGTACTGGTAGCGCCGGATCTGCTTGCGGATCTCGCGGATCGGCAGCACCTTGCGGATCGTCGGCACGGTCTCCACGATCCGATCGTAGTCGTTGTACTTGATGCCGTAGTTGAGGATCCGGGACGGCCTGCCGCCGGTGGCCTGGGCCTCGTCGCTGGGCTTGACCGAGCGGATGATGATGTTCGTGGCGCCCAGGGCCCGGATGCGCTCCAGCGCGTCCCGGCTGGAGCCCTCGGCGATCGCCAGCATGGAGATCACGGCCGCGACGCCGAAGACCGTGCCCAGCACCGTCAACCCGGAGCGGAGCTTGTGCAGCAGCAGGCTCTTCATCCCCAGCCGCAAGGCCCGCCAGATGCGTCCCATGTCAGCGCCTTCCCCTTCGGCAAACTACGGACGACCCCCCGCGCGGGGGGTCACTCGGTCTCCCACACCTCGCCCGGCGCCCCGCCGTCGGTGACGGCCACGGCGCCCTGGCCCTGCATCATCCTCGGGCTCGGCCCGTCCTCGACGATCCGGCCGTCCTGCATGCGGATGATCCGCTTGGCGTGCTCGGCGATGTCCTGCTCGTGCGTCACCATGATGATGGTCTTGCCGGCGTCGTTGAGCCGGCCGAGCATCGCCATGATCTCGTGGCTGGTCTTCGTGTCCAGGTTCCCGGTCGCCTCGTCGGCGAGGATGATGTACGGGTCGTTGATCAGCGAGCGGGCGATGGCGACGCGCTGCTGCTGGCCGCCGGAGAGCTGGGTGGGGCGGTGGTCGAACCGGTCGCCGAGCCCGACGAGCTTGGCCAGCTCGAGCGAACGCTCGTGGGCCTCGGGGCTGATCTCCCCGCCGCCCTGGTACGTCAGCGGGAGCTGGATGTTCTCCAGCACCGTGTACTGCTGGATCAGGTTGTACGACTGGAAGATGAAGCCGAGGTACCGGCTGCGGACCTCCGAGAGCTCGTCGTCGTCGAGCCGGGAGACGTCACGCCCCCCCAGCAGGTACTGGCCGCTGCTCGGCCGGTCGAGGCAGCCGAGCAGGTTCAGCATCGTGCTCTTGCCGGAGCCGGACGCCCCCATGATGGCGATGTACTCGCCGGGGTAGAAGTCCACGGACACGCCCCGGAGGGCGTGCACCGTGACCGCGGTGGTGTTCTTGTTGCGGCTGAAGAGGCCGCCGGACGTGTGATGCCCCATCACATACGTCTTCTTGACGTCGATGATGCTGACGATGGGCTCGTCGCCGCGTCCGTTCCCGTTGCCGGTGAAATCCACGGCTAGTTCCCTCCCCCGCCGCCCGGAGGGCCGCCGCCGAAGCCGCCGCCCGGCGGGCCGCCGCCCTGGCGCATCTGCTCGCGCATCTGCCGCATCTGATCCAGCTCCTCGTCCGTGAAGCCGGCCTTCTTCATGATGGCGGCCCGCTCCTCCTCGGAGGCGCCCTTGAGCTTGGCGCGGTCCTCGGCGGGGATGTTCTTCATCTTCTCGAAGAGCGCCCCGCCGGCCCCGCCGCGGCCGCGCGCCCCCTTGGCCTTGGCCTTGCCGGGCTCGCCGCCCTTGGCCAGCTCGGCCTTGCCCGGAGGCCCGCCGGCGCCGGCCTTGCCGGGCTCGCCCGCCGGGCCGGCCGCCTCGCCCTCCTTGCCCTTGGCCGCCCCCCAGTCCTTCTTGCTGGCCCCGCGGCTGCCGTTGCCGGCGATCTCGCGCCGCTGCTCCTCGGTCAGGAGGACCGTCGGGTTGAGGGCCACGACCGTGCCGTTGGTCAGCCCCTTGGTCACCTCGACGAACTTGTCGTTGGTCACGCCCAGCTCGATCTCACGCCGCTCGAAGCCGGCGGGCGTGCGCACCATCAGGTGGTCCTTCCCGCCGTACTCCAGGATCGCCTGCACGGGGACGCTGAGGACGTTCTCCTTGCGATCGACCAGGATGGTCACCTCCGCGTTCATGCCCGGCCGCAGGCCAGGCAGCGGGTTCTCGATCCGGACCTTCGTGGTGTAGACCTTGATGTCCGAGCTGAAGAAGCTGGACGGGTCGGGCAGGGGGGCCACCTCCTGGACCGTGCCCTCCAGCTCCATGTCGGCGAAGGCGTCCACGCGGATCCGGGCCTTCATGCCCGAGGCGATCTTGTCGATCTGGGATTCGTGGACCTTGGCGTTCACCTGCATCTTCTGGATGTCGGGGAGGCTGAAGATCTTCTGACGCTCGCGGACGGTGGCCCCCTCCTCGATCTGGGGCGCGGTGCTGCCGAAGTTCTTCCCCGGATCATTGGCGTAGACCACGATCCCGTCGCCGGGCGCGAACAGCTTGCAGTTGGCGATCTGCTTCTCGAGCTTGGCCTCCTTGGTCTTCTCGAGCTCCCAGGCCTGCTGCTTGGCGTACTCGTCGGACTTGGCCTTCTCGACCTCGGAGGTCAGCTCCTTGATCGTCTTGTTCTTCGTATACTCCTCCAGGACCTTCAGCTTGGTCTGGGCCTGCTCCAGGGCGAACTTGGCCTTCTGATAGGTCAGCTCCTCGGAGACCTTCGAGGCCTTCGAGACGTAGCCCTTCTCCCACATCCGGTTGGACCAGTCCACGCGGTCCTCGGACCGCTTCAGGTCGGACTCCGCGAGCTTGATCTCGCCCTGGATCGTCGCCTGGTCCTGGAGGTAGATGCCCTCCATGTACTCCTTGACGGCGATCTGGGCGACCTCGCGGGTGAGCTTGGCGTTCTGGAAGGAGGCCTCGGCGGACTGGGTCGAGATCTTCTGATTCGTGAACGAGTCCCGCAGCGAGGCGGAGTCGAGCTCGCAGACCAGCTCGCCCTTCTTGACCTTCGTGCCCTCGGGGACGATGGAGATGATCGTCGTGGAGCCCTCGACCTGGCAGAGGACGTCCTGATTCTTGGAGCTCTCCAGCGACCCCTTGTCGGCGACGGTGATCGGCAGCACGCCGGTCTTCACCTCGAAGGGGATGACGTCCACGTCGGCCGGCTTGAAGAAGCCGCGGATCGGCTTGCTCAGCCCCGGGACGCTGATGACCGTGATCCCCCCCAGGGCGAGCAGCGCGACGAGCCCGATGACCAGGAGCTTACCGACGGGGGCCCTGCGCCGGCTGGGGCGCTGGAGCGGAGGCAGGTCGTGCGGAGGCGCCGCCGCCTTGGCTGAGGATGGGTCCCCGGTATTCTGAAGGGAAAAGTTCACTGAAAGCCTCCCATTCGTCGTAGGGCAGGGTGCCGATGTCGCGATACACCGTCAGGCGGGCTGCTTGATAGGACTGATAGGCGGAGAGGAGGGCCTGCTCGCTCCGGATCAGGTTGTTGTGGAAGTTGACCAGGTTGTTGGTCTGCGTCGCCGCGTTGGCCGCCAGGCCGACGCCGCCGGCGGCCCCGCCCTGGGGCGGGGCGATGATCTGCTCGAACGCCTGGTCCTTCAGCTGGATGTTGAGGATCAGGTTGCGCTTCGTGATCTCGTAGCCGATGTACTGGACCTGCATGGCACGGATGTCGGATCGCAACTGATACTTGACGAAGTCCTCCTGGGACATGAGCTGGCGGCGGGCCTGTTCGTAGGCGATGATCGCCTGGCGGAAGGAATTCCGCTCCGCCACGCGGATGAGCGGCAGCTCCGCGTTGAGCACCAGCCGGAACTGCTTCGCCTGATCCACGAACGCGAAGGGGTTCGAGGTCGTCGGCGGGGTGAATATCTGGTTGGTGATGGCGACGTTCAGGTAGCCCCTCAGCGCGTTGGCCCTGACCCGGATCTGCCGCCATGCATCGTAAAGCGCCGCTCGGTTGTTCATCAAGTCCAGGCGGAACTCGGCGGCGATCCGGACGGCGGCCTGGAGGGTTGCCTCCAGCTCGTCCTCGTTGTCGTAGGTCGTGCTCCCCTTGTACATGCCCAGGACCGAGCTGCCGTCGAGCACGATGTCCTCGAGCTCGGGGAGCCTGTTGACGATGCGGGGGATGTCGTCCAGCCGGCGGTTGGCCGACCGCTGCCAGTCGTCGATCGCCTCGTAGACGTCCAGGTACGCCTGCACGAGGCTCAGGTCCGGCACCATGGGGGTGTCCGGCGGCATGCCGAGCTGCTGCTTGAACTGGTCAAGCTGGTTCCGCAGGGTGAGGATGTCGCCGATCAGCGTCTGCCGGGCCCCCAGGACCGACGAGCGGATCTGGTCCACCTGGAGCTTCGTCAGGCCCGACGACTCGCCCTCGATCAGCTCCTCGTAGAGCGCCGCGAGCTGCTCGAAGTAGGCGAGGTTCCGCCGGTCGATGATGACCTGGGCGAAGTTGACGACGACCGGGATGAAGCCCAGCGTCGGGTCGCTGTTGCCGCCGCCCGAGAACCCCTGGGCGGCCAGGCCGGTCCCGAAGTTGGTGATCGTGCCGCCGGTCAGCGAGACGACGATGAACTCCTGGCGGAACTTGGCGAACGAGCGGGTCTGATAGACCAGGTTGCGCTCGGCCTGAGTCAGGTTCTCCAGCACCACGGCCCGGCCGGCGCCCCGGAGGAACGGCTGGATGAAGGAGAGCGGGAGGGACGACTGGACGGTCGGCTGGATCGGGTTCTTGCCGACGAAGTTGAACACGACCTGGTTGGCGAACCCCATCAGGAGCTGGCCGCCCGAGCTGAAGAGCTTGCCGACGCCGGCGACCTCCCCCATCGTGAGCGAGGAGATCTGGCCGCCGGGAGACTTCCGGGTGGAGTACAGGAACTGGTTCGCCGGGTTCACTCCCGCCGCGAACCCCGCGCCGATGGGCGTGGTCAGCGGCGACATCCCCGCGTAGAACTGGGGCTCGAACTGGAACCTCTGCAGGGTGACGGCCAGTGCGGACGCGTACAGGTTCTCCAGCTGCGTCTGATAGACGCGTGAGTTGATGAGCGCGACCGTGAATGCCTGCTGCATCGTCACTACGTACGGCCTGGCATTGCGAGGCAGGCCGGCGACCTGGGCGACGTTGAGCGGCGGGACCCTCGGCACGAGGATGCCGGCGAGCTCGGCGGCCTGCTCCTGGTTGAAGCCGCCGGACGGGCCCGCGGGGGCGATGCGCTGGAGTTCTCGCCGGGTCTCTTCGGACATCTCTCTCTGGCTGTCGCGGGATTCGAGGGGGATCCGGGGGCCGGGGGGCAGCGGCTGCTGCACGGCCTGGTCCGGGGGCTGGGCCGTTTTGACGACGGCGAGGTCCCTTAACCCCGGCTTCCGCGTCGATCCCTTGCGCACGATGGTCTCGACGGGTTTGGGGGGCGGGATGGCCTTCGACTGCCGACCTGGCCGTGTCGAGGCAATCTGTTTAGGCGATGAAGCGGCCGCCTTGGTCCGCGGATTCGCGCCCGAATTCCTGGCGGAGGGGCCGCCCGGCGGGGTGCCGCCGGGGGTGGCGCCGCCCGGCGGGGCCGGCTCGATGGACGACGGGTCGGGGCCGGGCAAGGACCCGCCGCGTCCCGGGGTGGCGCCTCCGGCCGCCGGGTCCGGGCCCGGTCCCGAGGTGCCGGGGGCGGGGTTGTCCGGGTTCCCCGTGCCGGGTGCGAAGGGCGACGCGGCCGACGGCGGCTGGACGGTGCCTCGCACGTTGGGCGTCGGGAAGCCGACGGCCGCATCGGCCGGCCTGGGCCCCGGGGGCAGGCTGAAGTTCGGGTCGTTCGACTCCCGCTCGGTCCGCCAGCGCTCGAGCAGCTCGAGGTACCCCGTCCCCTCCACCGGGACCAGGACGCGGTTGTCCGGCCACTGCGGCACCGGCGAGAGGGCCGCGGTCGCCGGATCGTCCGGAGGCGCCGGGGGGAATTCGGGATCATAGGGGGACGCGAACCGGGACATGGCCGGCGGCTCGACCGAGAAGACGTCCAGGCGCCAGCGCGGGTCGCGGCTCTTCTCGAAGACGGCCTCCGAGACGTCCTGGTTCGCCCATTCCCGGTAGAACTCGCGCGTGCAGCCCACCTGGGTCCCCGCCGCGAGGATGGTGAGGATGGCTCCCCGTCGCAGACCTCTCCGGAGAGCACGCGGGGAAGATTGGCCTATCCTGAACATGGACTTCACCTCGTCACCAAGCGGCCTCTGAGCCGCGGACAGGCTGATATAATGGCCGGGATGCGCGGCCGGCCCGGCAGGTCCGCTCGCCGAGCGCGCCCTCCACGACGCTCGTCCGGACCAGATCGGGCCTGCCCTGGCGGCGCAGGCCGGGTATCGGCCGGGGGCCGACTCACGGGTTGTATCGGACGTGCCGGTCGCTCCAGTTGAGCGGAAAGGGGCGCCCGGCGGCGTGGTGCCGGTCGCGTCCCGCCCCGTTTTCATGCAGCGGGGCGGGCCCGGGGGCCGAAATTGGTCACATCACAGGGAAGCCCTGGCGGCGGACTTGCGCCGGATCGTCGGAGGACTGGGCCGCGAGGCGGGCCCGACGGTCGGGAAACCAGGGCCCCGCCGCCGCCGGCTCGATCGTCGTGGCCGGGGGCGGATGGCGGATCCTGGCTCGTGGAGAAGGGAGTCTCCGATGCGGTTTGTCAATCGCGGGTCTGAATCGTCGGCCAGGGGGCCGCGCACGAGCGGGGCCTATCGGCCCAATGCCGAGGGGCTGGAGGATCGCTGGCTCATGGCCCTGCTCCGGCTCGGGGCCGGCACGCCGTTCAACCTCGCCGGCCAGACGACCACGGCCCCCAATGGCCCCCAGACGATCGGCGGCCAGCTCCCCTTCATCGCCGATTCGTCGGGCACCGCCCAGACGCAGGGGAACCAGACGACCGACCCCGGCCTCGGCATCCTCCAGGTGGGGAACGTCCAGGCGCAGGGGGCGGGCTACTCCGTCGCGGCGCTGGGCGACATGAACGGCGACGGCAGCAACGACTACCTCATCGGCGCGCCGACCGTCACTCGGAACGGGAGCACGATCACCGCCTCGACCGGGATCGGCAACACCGCCTACCTGCTCTTCGGCGACCGATCCGCGAGCATCCCGACGATCCAGAGCTGGCTCTCGGCGACCCCCGAGCAGAGGGTCGGCGTGCTCTCCAACCTGGGCGGGACCCTCAACTTCGACCCGTTCACGAACCGGGGCACGCCCTTCGGCTACAACTTCGACGGTGTGTCGTTCATCACGAGTCAGTCCACCAATTCCGGCCTGGGCACGTTCGTCGCCGCGGCGGGCAACAACGCCTTCTTCATCGGGGCCCCGAACTATGCGGGGGGCGGCCGCCTATACCTCGTCACCGCGACGTCGAACTTCAACCTCGGGACCCTTCGCTCGGCCCCGATCGACCTGGATAGCCCGCAGAACTACGCGGGGCTTACGATCATCACCTTCGAGGACACGGCCAATCCCAATTCCGGGCTAGGCCGGTCCGCGACGCTGGCCACGAACATCTTCGGCGACGGCAGCGGCGACGTCGTCATCGGCGAGCCGACCGCCTCGCTGAACGGGAAGACCACAAACGGCGGCGTCTTCGTGTTCCAGGCCTCGTCGCTGCCCCAGACCGTCGGCGCGGCCAATATCGTCCAGGTCCAGTCCGGCTCCCAGTTCACGATTGCCGGCGCCACCTCGGGCGACCAGGCGGGCTTCTCGGTCGCCGACGCGGGGGACGTGAACGGGGACGGCTCGAACGACCTCCTCATCGGTGCGCCGGCGCACAACAGCAACGCGGGTGCGGCCTACCTGCTCTACGGGGGCACGCCGCTCACGTCGGGGCTCCTGAACGGGATCGTGGACCTCAGCCGCCTGCAGATCACGCCGAACACAACCACCGACCCGACGCCCCCGCAGGGTGCGGTCTTCTTCGGAACCGGGACGGACCAGGCGGGCTACACCGTCAGCACCGCCGGCAACTTCAACAACGGCGTCGACTCCCTCTCCGACTTCATGATCGGCTCCCCCGGCGCCAACGGCACGGCCGGCCGCGTGACTGTCTTCTACGGCGCGACGACCGGTGCCCTGAACTCGACCGGGCAGTTCACCGGGGGCCTGATCGCCAATGCGACGAACCCGATCCAGCTCAGCACCCCAACCGCGGCCCTGAACCTGACCGGCGTCTCGCCCCTGGCGGCCTCTTTCACCGGGGCCAGCACCGGATTCCGCGCGGGCACGTCGGTCTCCTACTACAACGCCCAGTCGTCCGGGACATCCAGCGTCATCCTCGTCGGCGCACCGGGCGACACGTCGCAGAGCGGCTCCGGCAGCGTCTATGAGCTCCAGGGCGCTTCCACGGGCACGTTCCAGACCCTCAACACGCAGCTGAACAGCACGAACGCCCGCCAGTACACCCTGACGTTCCCCACCACGTTCCAGAGCGCGGACGCCATCGGCTACGGCATCTCGGTCTCCGCGCTCCCGAGTGGGACCGGGGACTTCATCGCCGGGGCGCCCGGGTATACGGGGACGTTGAACACGTCGACGTCCACCCCGCCGACCCCGCTGGTCGGTGCCGCGGCCGTCGTCCTGAACGCCCTCCAGCCCAACAACACGCTGCCGATCCTCGGCGGTAGCGGCGGCGGTGGCGGCGGCGGCGGCGGCGGCGGTGGCGGCACCTTCAGCGGGTTCGCCGGGGCGACCCCGCCGGGGGTGGTGAACCTGACCTACACCGTCCCCACGTTCGGCAGCAGCTTCGTGCCGTCGGTGTCGGACCTGTCCACATACAACTACTCGCCGATCCCCCTGCGGGCCGCCCTCCAGCAGTACAAGGTGCCTCCCGGGTTCGCCCAGCGGTTCTACGCGTACTACCACCCGCGCGGCAAGGTCCCCGGCCGCGGCCAGGGGCAGAGCCGGAACACCTTCGACGGGTCGGGCGCGTTCACGCTCGGCAGCAAGGTCGCGACGCGAGGCCGGTTCCACCCGGGCAAGACCTACCAGTGGACGCACAGCACCAGGGCCGGGCTCATCGTCCCCCCCTCGTCGCTTCGCCAGCGGTACACCAGCCAGGGGAACCCGCTGGGCAGGGTCTGACGCCAGGCCCCCAGACCCGCATCCGCGCGACGACCCGCGCGCATCGGCCCCGAGCCGGCGCGGGCGGGTCGCGTCGTTCCCGCCGGTGTGCGGCCCCTCAGCGGCCCCGATTGTCCACGATCCGCGAGAGCCGGCTGGCCAGACGCTCCAGGGCCGGGCTGCGGTCGTACGGGTCCAGGTGGACGTTGAGCAGGCTGAATGAGTCGGCGTTGGACCAGGCCGCCTCCAGCGCCCTTTCGAGCTCCCCGACCGTCCGGACCTCGACTCCCATCCCCACGCCGAGCACCTCGGGGATCTTGTGGTACGCCCAGCCGTGGACGTCGTTGAACGAGCCCTCGAGGAGGAATCGCTCGGTCGTGTAGCCGTGGTTGTTCAGGACGACCACGATCGGATTGAGCCCGTGCCGGGCGATCGTCGAGAGTTCCATGCCCGTCATCTGGAACGCGCCGTCGCCCACGATCACCAGCGTGCGCGTCGAGGGCCCGGCCATACCCGCCCCCACCGCCGCGGGCACGCTGAAGCCCATCGAGGTGTAGTAGGCCGGGCTGAGGAACTCGGTCTGCCGGTGGATCTCCAGGTCCGCGGCGCCGAAGAGCGAGTCGCCAACGTCCGCGATCACCGTGACCTCCCGGTGGCGGGCGAGCAGCGCGTTGAGGCGGGCGAAGAGGAGCGAGGAGGTCACGGCCGACTCGGGGGTGGCCTCCGCGGCCTCGAAGGGGCTGGTCCGGCGGGGCACGGGGGTCCTCGCCGGCTTGAGGTCGCGGCGGATCAGGCCCTCCAGGAAGTCGTCCAGGCGGACGTCGCGGTAGTGGTGGTGCCGGATCCGCAGGTCCTCGCTCGTCGCGTCGATGCAGCGGGAGGGGTCCAGCTTGGCCGTGAAGATGCCCAGGTTGATGTCCGTCAGGAAGCAGCCGAGCATGAGCAGGCAGTCGGCCGACTCGACGAGCTCGGTGACCTCGGGGCGGCCGAGGGCCCCCTCGTAGATGCCCGCGAACTGCGGATGCGCCTCCGAGATCACGCTCTTGCCCAGGATGGTCGTCGCGATCGGCATCCCCGTGGATTCGGCCAGCGCGATCAGACGGTCCTGGAGCCGGAACCGGTGGATCTCCACGTCCGCCAGGATCACCGGCCGCCTGGCCGCCGAGAGGAGCGCGGCCGCCTCGTCGATCGCCTCCCGCAGCGCGTCGGGGTCGCTCGGTGGCAGGCCCTCGGTCGGGCGGTGCGGGCCGACCTGGCTCGCGTGCGTCTGGTCGCGCGGCAGCTCCAAGTAGACCGGCCGCTTGTACCGCAGCGCCGCCTCGAAGACGCGGTCGATCTCCGCGAAGGCCGTCTCCGGGCGGTCGAGCACCGCCGAGGCCGCGGTGATGTTGCGGAAGACCTCGAACTGGGTGTCGAAGCCCTTCACCTTGTGGTGGAGGAGGGGGTTCCGGGCCCGCTCGCCCATCCCCGGGGATCCGCTGAGGACGATGACCGGGGACTTCTCCGCGAAGGCGCCGGCGATGCTGTTGCAGGTGCTCAGCCCGCCGACGCAGTACGTCACGCAGACGCAGCCGAGGCCTTTAATCCGCGCGTAGGCGTCGGCCGCGAAGCCCGCGCTGTCCTCGCGGGTCATGCCGACGAGGCGGATCGGGCTCTCCTCCAGCAGCTTGTACAGGCCGAGCACGTAGTCGCCCGGGATGCCGAAGACGTGGCCGACCCCGTTCGCCCGGAGGCGGTCGATGATGTAGCCCCCGACCGTAAAGACGTCGGGGGCGGCCGCTGGCACGGAGGGGCGATCGGTCGGGGACGAAGGGACGTTCATCGCGGTTCTCCTGGCGGGCGGATCGGTGTTTCGAGCAGCCGCACGCGCCTGGTGCCCAGCCAGCGTCCGACGGGGCCGGTCGCGGACGCCGGGATCGGCCTCGCGTAGGCGTACACCCAGGCGCGCGGGCCGCCCCGCGTGGCGGCCTCGACGCGGCGAAATAGGCCTTCGGACACGCCCTCGTAGTCGTCCAGCACGTCCCGAAGGTGCTCCGCGGAGACGGGCCGGACGAAGCCCTCCACCCATCCGGCGGACGGGTCGTCGGGGTCGACCAGGGCGGGGTACGGGCCCAGGTCGTAGAGGCGACCCCGGACGGCGTCCGCCGTGCGGCCCCCGGCCGCGGCCGACTCGGGCCCTTCGGGGGAGAGCGTGCCGTAGGCGAAGAGCATTTCCATCGAGGTCCCTCCAGGTCCCCGGCGGTCCCCCCGTGCGGCGGTCAAGCCCGCCCCCG from Aquisphaera giovannonii includes these protein-coding regions:
- a CDS encoding ABC transporter permease encodes the protein MGRIWRALRLGMKSLLLHKLRSGLTVLGTVFGVAAVISMLAIAEGSSRDALERIRALGATNIIIRSVKPSDEAQATGGRPSRILNYGIKYNDYDRIVETVPTIRKVLPIREIRKQIRRYQYFLDGRVVGTTEDYADFSMLEIDRGRFLTAADNERFQNYAVLAATTAKTLFPYEDPIGLSVKLGSDYYTVVGVTKERQSTAGTSGSLAAQDFNKDVYIPLNTCKVRFGEKIVNNRSGSMEAEETQLSQITLKVGSTDEVRPTVPIIKAAYEPWHPRKDVEMTVPYDLLVAAQQTARQFNIILGTIAAISLLVGGIGIMNIMLATVTERTREIGIRRALGAKRKDITQQFLIETVVLSGVGGVLGVTLGIVIPYMIVYFIPDQKAFVTPFSVILAFSISVGIGILFGLYPARRAAMMDPIEALRHE
- the greA gene encoding transcription elongation factor GreA — its product is MSSDRIPMSKEGYEKQKALLDRMKNDDMPRIAEQIAQARGYGDLSENAEFDAAVEAQGMLQAKINDLQEKLGRAFIVDKTTLPTDRVVFGSKVRVLDLDLNEEEDFILVGPGDEDYDQNKILLTSPIGQGLVGKKVGDEVEVPIPVGTLKLKIVEIGVG
- a CDS encoding efflux RND transporter periplasmic adaptor subunit is translated as MNFSLQNTGDPSSAKAAAPPHDLPPLQRPSRRRAPVGKLLVIGLVALLALGGITVISVPGLSKPIRGFFKPADVDVIPFEVKTGVLPITVADKGSLESSKNQDVLCQVEGSTTIISIVPEGTKVKKGELVCELDSASLRDSFTNQKISTQSAEASFQNAKLTREVAQIAVKEYMEGIYLQDQATIQGEIKLAESDLKRSEDRVDWSNRMWEKGYVSKASKVSEELTYQKAKFALEQAQTKLKVLEEYTKNKTIKELTSEVEKAKSDEYAKQQAWELEKTKEAKLEKQIANCKLFAPGDGIVVYANDPGKNFGSTAPQIEEGATVRERQKIFSLPDIQKMQVNAKVHESQIDKIASGMKARIRVDAFADMELEGTVQEVAPLPDPSSFFSSDIKVYTTKVRIENPLPGLRPGMNAEVTILVDRKENVLSVPVQAILEYGGKDHLMVRTPAGFERREIELGVTNDKFVEVTKGLTNGTVVALNPTVLLTEEQRREIAGNGSRGASKKDWGAAKGKEGEAAGPAGEPGKAGAGGPPGKAELAKGGEPGKAKAKGARGRGGAGGALFEKMKNIPAEDRAKLKGASEEERAAIMKKAGFTDEELDQMRQMREQMRQGGGPPGGGFGGGPPGGGGGN
- a CDS encoding TolC family protein, producing the protein MGCTREFYREWANQDVSEAVFEKSRDPRWRLDVFSVEPPAMSRFASPYDPEFPPAPPDDPATAALSPVPQWPDNRVLVPVEGTGYLELLERWRTERESNDPNFSLPPGPRPADAAVGFPTPNVRGTVQPPSAASPFAPGTGNPDNPAPGTSGPGPDPAAGGATPGRGGSLPGPDPSSIEPAPPGGATPGGTPPGGPSARNSGANPRTKAAASSPKQIASTRPGRQSKAIPPPKPVETIVRKGSTRKPGLRDLAVVKTAQPPDQAVQQPLPPGPRIPLESRDSQREMSEETRRELQRIAPAGPSGGFNQEQAAELAGILVPRVPPLNVAQVAGLPRNARPYVVTMQQAFTVALINSRVYQTQLENLYASALAVTLQRFQFEPQFYAGMSPLTTPIGAGFAAGVNPANQFLYSTRKSPGGQISSLTMGEVAGVGKLFSSGGQLLMGFANQVVFNFVGKNPIQPTVQSSLPLSFIQPFLRGAGRAVVLENLTQAERNLVYQTRSFAKFRQEFIVVSLTGGTITNFGTGLAAQGFSGGGNSDPTLGFIPVVVNFAQVIIDRRNLAYFEQLAALYEELIEGESSGLTKLQVDQIRSSVLGARQTLIGDILTLRNQLDQFKQQLGMPPDTPMVPDLSLVQAYLDVYEAIDDWQRSANRRLDDIPRIVNRLPELEDIVLDGSSVLGMYKGSTTYDNEDELEATLQAAVRIAAEFRLDLMNNRAALYDAWRQIRVRANALRGYLNVAITNQIFTPPTTSNPFAFVDQAKQFRLVLNAELPLIRVAERNSFRQAIIAYEQARRQLMSQEDFVKYQLRSDIRAMQVQYIGYEITKRNLILNIQLKDQAFEQIIAPPQGGAAGGVGLAANAATQTNNLVNFHNNLIRSEQALLSAYQSYQAARLTVYRDIGTLPYDEWEAFSELFPSEYRGPILSQGGGASARPASAPAPQPAQGPRR
- a CDS encoding ABC transporter ATP-binding protein, whose translation is MGHHTSGGLFSRNKNTTAVTVHALRGVSVDFYPGEYIAIMGASGSGKSTMLNLLGCLDRPSSGQYLLGGRDVSRLDDDELSEVRSRYLGFIFQSYNLIQQYTVLENIQLPLTYQGGGEISPEAHERSLELAKLVGLGDRFDHRPTQLSGGQQQRVAIARSLINDPYIILADEATGNLDTKTSHEIMAMLGRLNDAGKTIIMVTHEQDIAEHAKRIIRMQDGRIVEDGPSPRMMQGQGAVAVTDGGAPGEVWETE